The following are encoded in a window of Physeter macrocephalus isolate SW-GA chromosome 9, ASM283717v5, whole genome shotgun sequence genomic DNA:
- the LOC112065499 gene encoding zinc finger protein 211-like — translation MELQPQATNTRKKLNNSKECEAIFHSGKGHHSWGEGKKASSHTEILIQDERVLTTEGFCEFRECGKAFTQRTNLIQHEQVHTGERPYECSHCGKFFSHKSHFLTHQRVNCGGMLYHCSECGKSFSLRKYLRAHRKTHSGGKPYECKECAKSFIQKWNLIEHQRVHTGEKPYQCAQCGQFFARKSNFLAHQRVHTGEKPYECSESGKSLTTSSGLYYHQRIHSGERPFECSERGKFFSRNEQLSVHMNVHTGEKPYECNKCGKSFTSRSNLCNHWRVHSGVRPFECSECGKFFNQKAHLNAHKKFHTGEQVYECNKSLAFFVIREFTVEKGFMSAVNVGSLLLVDPLSVIITEFTLEKDLMGALNVGKPLSKDSSSASIGKSTLEKSLLSARNVVNLSPKGAT, via the exons ATGGAACTTCAGCCACAGGCCACTAATACCAGGAAGAAACTGAACAACAGTAAGGAGTGTGAAGCTATTTTTCACAGTGGAAAAGGTCATCACAGCTGGGGAGAAGGCAAGAAAGCCTCCAGCCACACAGAAATACTTATTCAGGATGAGAGAGTCCTCACTACTGAAGGGTTTTGTGAGTTCagagaatgtgggaaagccttcaccCAAAGAACTAACCTTATTCAGCATGAGCaagttcacactggagaaagaccTTATGaatgcagccattgtggaaaatttTTTAGCCACAAATCCCATTTCCTTACACATCAGAGAGTTAACTGTGGAGGAATGCTCTATCattgcagtgaatgtgggaaatcctttagCCTAAGGAAGTACCTCAGAGCACATAGGAAAACCCACAGTGGAGGAAAGCCTTATGAATGCAAGGAATGTGCTAAATCTTTCATCCAAAAGTGGAACTTAATTGaacatcagagagttcacactggagaaaaaccttATCAATGCGCCCAATGTGGACAATTTTTTGCCCGCAAATCCAATTTCCTTGCacatcagagagttcacactggagaaaagccttACGAGTGCAGTGAAAGTGGGAAATCTCTTACTACTAGTTCTGGCCTCTATtatcatcagagaattcacagtgGAGAAAGACCTTTTGAGTGCAGTGAACGTGGGAAATTCTTTAGCCGAAATGAACAACTCAGTGTCCATATGAAtgttcacactggagaaaagccttATGAGTGCAATAAATGTGGAAAATCGTTTACGAGTAGGTCGAACCTTTGTAATCATTGGAGAGTTCACAGTGGAGTGAGGCCTTtcgagtgcagtgaatgtgggaaattcttTAACCAAAAGGCACACCTCAATGCCCATAAGAAATTTCACACTGGAGAACAGGTTTATGAGTGCAATAAAT CTCTAGCCTTCTTCGTCATCAGAGAGTTCACAGTGGAGAAAGGctttatgagtgcagtgaatgtgggcaGTCTTTTACTAGTTGATCCTCTCTCTGTGATCATCAcagagttcacactggagaaagaccTTATGGGTGcactgaatgtgggaaagcctttaagCAAAGACAGCTCCTCCGCATCCATAGGAAAATccacactggagaaaagccttTTGAGTGCAAGGAATGTGGTAAATCTTTCACCCAAAGGTGCCACTTGA